A segment of the Mangrovimonas sp. YM274 genome:
TTTTTCGTCGGTGTCGCCCGTATTCACCAATAAACGTTTCATGAAGGTTAGGTATTCTGCTTCCGCGAGAAAGAACTGCACTCTTATAGTGTCAATATCCGAAACCGTATTTAAGATGATAGGGTTGGGTTGTTTCCCAACATATTCGCCTTCTCGAGCCAGTGTTTTTCCAATCACCCCATTTATGGGAGCATAAATTTTACAATGTCCTAAATTAATATTGGCGATTTCAAGAGAGGCTAAGGCCGCTTTAAGTTCGGCATCCGCAGCTTCTTTTCTTGCCGTGGCTCCATCCAAATCACTTTTACTTACGGCATTCAGATCTGCTAAAGGTTTGATTCGGTTGTAATCGCTATTGGATTTGGCCAAAAGTGTTTTGGCAGCAGAAACGTTACTGTTTACTCTGGCTACTTCTGCTTCAAAGGTTTGAGAGTCTATACTATAAAGAAGCTCTCCTTTTTCCACTCGATTGCCTTCTTCAAAATGCATGCCTTCCAAAAAGCCGTCCACACGTGCCCGGATGGGAATATCTTTGATGCCGTATACTTGCCCTACAAAATCCTTGTAAATGGGGACTGTTTCGGTTTTTAGCTGTATCACGCTTATGGGAGCAACCTGTGCGATGGGCTTTTCCTCGTCATGTTTGCAGCCAAAAATGAGTAGTACTAAAAGAACAATGGAGTAATTGTAGTTAGGCATGTTTTGTACTTTAGTTCCTATAAAAATATGAAAAATCTAAAGAAAAACATTGTGATTTTAAATGTAAATAATTGTTTTTTAATGAGTTGTGTTTATTTTTTTGTGAGTATTGTGATGTGCTGAAAAGAATAAGGACTTTGCCCATAGACCGCCTGCGAGTCCTTTGAAGGTCGCCTTTCTATAATTCATCTATGCTATTGGAGGTCAATTTTTGAATGTTCTGAGTAATTTTTTCTATGTCCCAATGCCACCACTGCAATTCCAAAAGCTTCTTTATGGTGTTTTCGTCAAATCGTTTTCTTATTTCTTTGGCAGGATTGCCACCTACAATAGCGTAAGGCGCCACGTCTTTAACTACTGTGGAATTTGCTCCTATAATAGCGCCGTCCCCAATGGTAACACCCGCCATAATGGTGGCTTTATGCCCAATCCAAACATCGTTTCCAATGATTACATCGCCTTTATAGGGATATGTTTTGCCTTCCATGGCTTTTTCCCAACCATTTCCGAAAATGGCAAAGGGATACGATGAAATTGAATTAGTGAGATGGTTGGCCCCATTCATGATAAAAGATACCCCAGAAGCAATCATGCAGAACTTACCAATTATTAATTTATCGCCTGTAAAATCAAAAAGGTATTTGACGTTCCTCTCAAAATTGTCAACATTTTCAAAGTCGTCATAATAGGTGTAATCGCCTATAATGATATTCGGATTTTTAACAATGTTCTTTAAAAAGCAAAGTCTATCATAATTTTCAAGGGGAAATTTTAGGTCTTTGTCAGGGCCGTTCATATTAGTTTCAGTGTTTTGTGGAATTGATAGCTTTAAAGATAGGGAAAGTGCAATAATTTTCTGCTTGGACAAGAACCTGAAGTGAGAACTGGCTAAACAAAATTAGGAGTATTGAACTATACCTCTTGTTTTAAAAGGTTTTTCCCATTGAGTTCTTTCAGTATGTCGAATATCAATCCTTGAATTAGAATAATGATGAAAGTCAATGGTAAATCAACTATCCAACTTAGTCTTTTGGTAGCATTCCATTCATACATTGAATGGTATTTATCGGGGCAACAGTCCACCGTCCATTGAAATTTTGAATAAAAGTATATAAAGGAAAAGCTGGTCACAAAAAGATAAATGAGATTTAAAGATTTACTTCTCAATTTCTCAGATGTAATAGTAAATAAGATTATTAAAACTATGGGAATTAACCCAAGGTAGATGGGTGTTTCACCTAAAGTTTGGGAGTAGATGAGGTTAATTCTAAAAGCAAAAGATAAAATAGTTAATATGATACCAAATAGAAATCCATAAACAACACCAAAAAACTTTATTTCAATTAGTTGCATTTGTGGGAGGTTTTAAAAGGGAGAACAAATCTAGTGGAATAACTTTTGGAAATCTGTGTTATAGATGTTGTTCTATACCATATAAAGTTAGTTGCTATTCTTTTAAAGTAATAAATGGAGTTAGAACTTAATTATTGCTATTGTAATTACTTGAACTATAAATATCAAAATTCCTACTAAAGTTAATTTTTGATTATATGTTCTATTTATTTTTTCCATTTGAGGATATAAATCCTTAGTCCAAACATGTTTTAGTTCTTGTGCTTGGTAACCTCCATTATTTTTAAACTCACGACCTTCTTCCGTTATCAAGATATTTGCACTTTCATCTTCTCGAATATAACCATTGAACAAAAGCTCATCCTTAAATGACTCTTTCATCCAATCTTTCCATTGATATTGATGTAATGTTTTCGCAATAAATTCCATATCAATTTTTACGGGATTTGTTACTTTGAAAATTTCTTTAAATGTTAGAGATTCAAATGATAAAAGTAGGCCAAGAATATTATCTAAAATTTCGTTTCTGGATAATAGGGTTTTCTGTTCCATAAGTTATTTAATGAATTGGGGTAAATGGTTTACAAACATTGTCATAAATATAGTTCTTTTTATTTGGCTATAAAGTAATAGTCTATGGTTAGATATAAAGATTTTCTTCTTAAGATACAGGTTAACTTATGCTTCACAGATACTAGCCTCTTAAATAAATATTCCATTACAAATCAGCCAATAATGATTCCAAAGAACTCCAAAATGTCAACCAATTAGGGGATACTTTTGTGAACCGAAGTTTTTATATCGTTGCTGATATATCCGATTCCTTTTTTACAAAATACCTTACATATATGAGCACTAAAAGCGGCACTATAATCAAACCAGTTGTAAAATTCAATAGTGAAGCCCAATCGGTCAACTCTTTCCCGCCCTGAGAAATCAGGACTAAGCCTCCCAAAGGCCCTTTTGAAAATAAGGTGTTGTAAACGAAATTCCATCCCAAATGAAGTCCAAAGGGGAGCATTATAGATTTGGTTTTGGCAAAGGCCCAGGCCCATGCGTAGCCCATTAATCCAGTTCCGATAAATACCAAAATCATTGCCATGACATTTCCTAAAACACCATATGAGAACCAATGATAGACTCCAAACGCCATTGCTGAAATCAAAATACTTTTTCTTGGGCCTATTTTGTGGATGAGCATATAGAGTAGGGCGCCTCTAAACATCAGTTCTTCTGTCAACACCGATTTAAAATCCCACCAAAATGAGTTGAAAACAATTCTGGTAGTAATGGTATCATTCAAAACCCAATTCGAAGCTTTTAAATAAGCCTCAAAATATTGCACAAAGACACAAAGTATTCCAGTGACTAAAAACCCCATTGAGAATTGTTTCAGCCGTTTTGCCAAGGGCAGAATTCCTAAGGCTAGGATACTCTTTTTCTCAATGAGATATAAAAGCATCCACGAAACGGCAATGGCAATTAAAATTCCTATCATTTGGTTTGTACTATTTCACAAAAACTTTAAAAGCCCATGGTGCCATTTCAATTTTAGTGTTTTTATTGAGTTCCACGGGTTCATTTGAAATGAAGTCTTTATAGTTCCCGTGATACAAAGATTCCTTAAACTCTACAGTCCTTTTGTTCTCTGAAAAATTAAAAACGGCAAAAACTTTATCTTTATCATTTTGTCTCACAAAACTAAAAACTTCACTTTCTGCATTGTTGGGAACTTTTATCATGGTTGTGCCCCATTTGGCATGCCATAAAGCTGTGTTGGTTTTCATTAGCGCAAACAACTTCTTGTATAAATCGCCTATATAATGTTCTTGCCATTGGATAGGATCCTTCTCAAAAAATGCCAGTCTCTTTTTGTTTCCAGCTTCCTGACCGTTATATATCAAGGGCATTCCTTCCCCAACAACAGAAAGTACAATTGCAGCTTCCAAACCGTCTCCAAATTGCTCCCACATGGTACCTTCCCAAGCATTCTTGTCGTGGTTACTTACAAAGGTCATGCGCATACTATTTTGAGGAAAGGCACATTCATTCCAAGAATAGTAAATATACAGGCCATTAACATCTGCTTTGCCTGTACAGATCTTATGGACAGTTTCATTCCAGCTCCAAGCATAGGTCATGTCGAAGGCTTTGGCATGTAAATCTCTAAATTCCCATTCGGCCAGCATAAAAACGGGTTTTATGGCATCGAGCTCCTCCCGGGCATTATTCCAGAACTCTACAGGTACAAAGCCTGCAACATCACAGCGGTAGCCATCAATATCTGCTTCCTTAACCCAGTATTTCAAAGCGTCCGTCATGTTTTTCCTAACCTCAGGATTGTTATAATCGAGGTCAATGATATCATCCCAATCCCACCATGGAGTAGGTCTAAAATCTCCCTTAAAATCTTTCTCGTACCAATCGGGGTGATCTACCACCCAATTGTTATCCCAAGCCGTGTGATTGGCAACCCAATCTAGAATGACATGCATGCCTTGTTTATGGGCATCATCAACAAAATTTTTTAAGTCCTGTAAATTGCCAAATTCAGGGTTGACGTCGTAATAATCTTTCACCGAGTATGGACTGCCTAAAGTTCCCTTTCTGTTTTTGACACCAATGGGATGAATGGGCATCAACCAAATAATGTCTACCCCTAATTCCTTTAAACGAGGCAGTTGCTTTTGAGCCGATTCAAAGGTACCCTCGTCCGTAAACTGTCTTGTGTTTAATTGATAGATCACGGCATTCCTTGACCATTCTGGATGAGTGAGCTTGACGTATTCCTGTGGTTGATACCTGTCTTCAATTTTAGGCTTAACATGCTCTTGCTTGTTTTCTGTTACATTGTTTTGACATGCAGTAAGAAATGCTATTAAAAAGAAGTAGTAGACTGTGTTTTTCATATTGATGATTTTAATAGCAGGCAATGGCTATTTTCGTTTATAAACGCTTTTCCCTTCCTTAATAGTTTCCAGAACTTTAATGTCTTTTAATGTCATAGGATCAACCTTCAATGGGTTTTTATCCAAAATCACCAAATCTGCTAATTTACCTTCACTTAAGGTCCCTTTGATATCATCTTCAAACAATTGATAGGCAGACCAAGATGTGATACATTTCATTGCCTCATAAGGTGTTAAACGTTCATTTTTGCCAATAATATCTCCAGTGCGTGAAACCCTATTTACAGTTGTATGCATGATCATCATTAGATTAGGTAGGGCAACAGGGGCATCGGTATGACTGGTAACATGAACGCCTTTATCCATACAAGTTTTGATGGGGCTAATGTGCATGGCTGCTTCTTTACCTATAATTTGTTTATACCAGTCTCCCCAATAAAAAGTGTGCATTGGGAAAAGGGATGCTACAATATCATATTTTTTAAGGCTGTCTATTTGGTTTGTCCTAATTAATTGACCATGTATTAGTGTGTTACGTCGGTCATTATTTCCATACTTTTTAACTGCAGGTTCAAGAGCTTTTAAATATTGGTCTAGAGCTGCATCCCCATTACAGTGGATTTGCATTTGCCAATTATTTTTTAGGGACATGTCTACAATTCTGGCAACTTCATTGTCATCCGGAATAGCAGGGTAACCTCTGTAATCTGCATTCTGTCCATCGGGAGGTAACGTATAGGGCACAGTTCTCCAAGCGGTTCTGCCTTGAGGAGAGCCATCCAACGTTAATTTAATTCCAGCGATTCTATAATGATTTTTATAGACCTTGCCATACCATTCAGTTTCCATATACTGAGGATACATATAATCGACATAAGAATTGACGTCAATTGGCATTTTTCCGCGCTTGGCATAATCGGCCAACTGCAGATGGTTTTCCATAGCCCGTCCTTCTTGAGCCGTAGTATAGCCATAACTGGTAGCTAATTCAAACCCTTTTTCAATAAAAAAATCCCCTAATTCTGAAGAACTTGGTGTTAATACCTTTAACATGGCGGGAATACTCGCTAACTCTTCCATAACCCCATTGGGTTCTTGGCTATTAGGCATTCTTCGTATAATACCGCCAGCGGGGTCCTTGGTATCCTTGGTTATATTCAATAATTCCAACCCTTTAGAGTTTACTACACTGAAATGCCCCGATATGTGACAAGCCATTACAGGCAAATCTGTGGATACTTGGTCTAAATCTTCCTTGGTTGGAAATCTATGCTCTTGGAGTGCGGCATCATCAAAGCCTAGTCCGACAATCCAACCATTGGTTTTGTCCACTCCATTTTTTTTATACCAGTCTTTTAGTTCCGATATAAGTTCCGGAATGGTATTGCATTTGCCATCTGGCGAAGCCAATAAATTGGCACATACAGCTTGAGCACCAAAACTGCTGAAATGGGAGTGGCCATCTATAAAGCCGGGAACCAATGTTTTTCCTTCCAAGTCTATCATAGTATGCCCTTTACCAGCCTTAGTCATCGCCTCTGCCGATTCTCCCACATATACAATCTTGCCCCCCCCGAACAACAAGCGCTTGGGCATACTCTGGAGCATCGCTTTCCATTGTTATAATATCGCCGTTGTAATACACTGTGGTACCGGTACCATCAATTACGGGAGTTTCTTTTTTACAGGAGGAAAAAAGTACAAGACTTAAAACAAGAGCCCCCAAAATTTTTAGTTTCATAATATATAATTTTTATAGCAGGCAATGGTCTTGTTTGATTTCTTTGAGAGGAAAATTCAAAACAATAAAGGGACATGGTGTTGATATTAGTTTATTTGTTTCAATATTTTAATTTGGTTAACTAACTTATTCAAGCCATCATAAACTTCTTTACAAAATCCAAATTTTGTTTCTTCATTATTTATTTTTAAATCTATTTCATATGCTGTACCATCGGCATATCCGCCACATCCTGAATTCGATTCTTTGGCTTCACTTTCAAAAGCAATAACTAAATCAATCAATCCATTAATAGACCCTGAGAAATGCTCGGTTTCAGATGCTTCATTCGTTGATGAATGATAAAAAAACATTTTCTTGTTCCGTTGTGTTATATAGATTCGACCATAATTTAAATCGACGCATCCAGATAATTGTTTGTATATTATTTCGATTTCTAAGGAATCAGTGTTTTTGAATTTTTGACTGATTATCTTAGTATATGTTTTATCTATCTCAGTTTTATGTTTTGATCCACTACAACTAATTGAAATTATAAGAATAAAAAGTACTGAGTTTAGTTTCATTAAATTTTAAATTAATGTCAAGCCTTTTATAAATATAGTTGTTTTTGTGCTTTATAAAGCTATCAGTTTCTAAATCTCTCAGACCGCTTATACAAATATTCCATCACAAAACAGCCAGCAATAATTCCAAAGGATACCAAAATACCAAGCAAATTAGTGCGATACTGTTGCTGGATGAGTACCACAAGGGCGGTCATGCACAAAACAAAGCCAATTAAGGGAATGAATTTATTGCTTCCTGTGTCTCCGGCCAATCTGAATCCAACCAGATTAACAATTCCAAAAATCAATAGGAATCCCATACTCCCAGCGGTGGAAATACTTTCCAATTTCAAAACATTCACCAGAATCAAAGTCGCTATAGAGGTGATGAGCAGCCCAATAGGGTGGTTCCAAAATTTAGCTAAAAAGTGATGTGGTAGTTCATCATCTTCGGCAATTTCATAATTCACCCTACTACCGCCGTAAAGTGAGGCGTTAATGGCGGAAAAGGTCGAAATCAAGGCTGCTATGGTAATAATAGTAAAGCCTACTTGCCCCAACATGGGTTTGGCAGCTTCAGCCAATACATAATCCTGTGCATCCGCAATATTTTGGAAAGGTAAGGAGCCCACCGTAACCAAAGCAATGATGACATATAGGACAATCACAAAAAGGACTGAAGTATAATAGGCCCTTGGAATATTGCGGCTGGGATTGACAATATCTGGAGCGGCATTGGCAATCAGTTCAAAACCTTCATAAGCCACAAAAATAACCATCCCTCCCGCAAACAAATGAATAAAGGGTTCCCAATTGGCAACGGCCAATTGTTCGATATTGGGATTCCCTATTAAACCAAAGGCACCAATACCAACAAACCCGATAAGAATAATCAGTTTAATAACGACGGCATAAGATTCTATTTTACCAACTACAGCAATACTGTAATAATTAATAGCTGTTGCCAAAATAATAATGCCACTAGCATAAATATGAAAATCGATGGTTTTGTCATGTGTGATTTGCCACAGGTTAGGGGCATAGGCTCCAAAGGCCGAGGCATACAAAGACAACATGATAATATAACTCACCCACAACAGATTATTCATAGCACCGCTAAACACCGATTTCCCAAATCCTTGATTGATAAATTTTACGGTGCCGCCACGGTCAGGATAGTGCAAGGAGAGTTTTACGTAAGAGTAGGAGGTAATCAAGGCCAACAGTCCTGCCCATAAAAAGGCAATTGGTGTGCCGCCCTTAGCCAAACTTACGGCCAGACCTAACACGGCAAAAATGCCGCCACCAACCATACCGCCAATGCCTATAGAAATAGCTTCTTTAAGGCCTATTGTTTTGTTCATATAAACCTTGATTGCTTAATACACTTTAAAGCCTGTATACATTTTGCGTTCTATACAATTGGGAATTTCTGATATCAAGAGGTATTGCCCAGGGTCCAGTTGAACTTTAAAAAAGCCTTTGCTTTTTTCGGGTAAATCTTCAACACCTCCCAGAAAACTTACACCTTTGGGAGCTGGCGTCCTAAAGGCTTTAATGTTGGCCGTGTTTAGCCATTGGCCTAAGGTGGTTACTAAAGAATCATTTTCAAGCTTCACCAAATTAACATCATGCCCCAACATATGCTCATATTTCTTTTGATCTTCAAAATCCACGGAAAAGGTATAGGATCCTGCTTTAAGCGAATCGACAAACTGAATGCCGCGCTCACTGGATATTGTTATAGGGAGGTCCGCTTTGGGCGGTTCCAGATTATTAGGAGTATTTTGTACTCTTAATTCTTTGAGCATACCCATAAAAGTATGGGCCATACCATCGGGCATGCGGACATAACATTCCATAACATAGGTGCCAGGGCTTAGGTATACCGTAGACTCTGATGAGGTTTGTCCAGATGTTAACCCAACACCTCCGCCCAGTTCTACACGTTGGAACCATTCTGGAATATTCTGAAATGCTTGCATGCCAGCTTCCACATTACCTTGGTCAAAATGCTTGAATGCTGCTAAAAAAGGAGGAATCAACTCTTGTTTAAAGGCTTCGATGCCCAAGCTATCTGGCATTTTTTCTAGTATAAAGAAGTGAGGATCCAATGAATTGTTTTCATATTTAAAAGTGGTCCAACCGTAAGGGATATCATCTACCATTTCAAAGTTCATTCCAGTGGAACTTACAGTCACATAATTTGGGGAATCCATGGAATCTGTACTGTTAACAGAGGACGTATTACGTTTAGGGCTGTCTTTACAGGAAGTCAAAATTGCTACAGCGATAAAAAAGGGGGCTAAAAATGTTTTCAAAAGTAATTTCATAATGAATGAATTTTAGATAGAAATAAAATAAAGCTCCTTTAAAGATAACATTTTGTTTTTTAGGACCGTATGTTGCAATATCTAGAGTTTTTATTTGCGAGAGCTCCAAAGAAATGCCCGTCTCGTGTCAATTAAACTCCAGTGTTTTCCCTTTGGATAAAATGGGCTCTGTAATAAGTTTCCCAATATGATTGATAAACAGGGAATTAACCAGTGCCT
Coding sequences within it:
- a CDS encoding efflux RND transporter periplasmic adaptor subunit produces the protein MPNYNYSIVLLVLLIFGCKHDEEKPIAQVAPISVIQLKTETVPIYKDFVGQVYGIKDIPIRARVDGFLEGMHFEEGNRVEKGELLYSIDSQTFEAEVARVNSNVSAAKTLLAKSNSDYNRIKPLADLNAVSKSDLDGATARKEAADAELKAALASLEIANINLGHCKIYAPINGVIGKTLAREGEYVGKQPNPIILNTVSDIDTIRVQFFLAEAEYLTFMKRLLVNTGDTDEKFKTLADKQILELILSDNSVHTHKGHLDFIDRNIDPSTGSILLQASFPNPERLIRPGQFTKVRALVNLRENTILVPQKAVQEIQGQYMVFVVGNDGIVQIRNIDILKNYKDYYIVAKGLEPGEQIVVDEVQKVKSKMKVAPKLVQYQSKVEN
- a CDS encoding CatB-related O-acetyltransferase codes for the protein MNGPDKDLKFPLENYDRLCFLKNIVKNPNIIIGDYTYYDDFENVDNFERNVKYLFDFTGDKLIIGKFCMIASGVSFIMNGANHLTNSISSYPFAIFGNGWEKAMEGKTYPYKGDVIIGNDVWIGHKATIMAGVTIGDGAIIGANSTVVKDVAPYAIVGGNPAKEIRKRFDENTIKKLLELQWWHWDIEKITQNIQKLTSNSIDEL
- a CDS encoding CPBP family intramembrane glutamic endopeptidase, whose product is MIGILIAIAVSWMLLYLIEKKSILALGILPLAKRLKQFSMGFLVTGILCVFVQYFEAYLKASNWVLNDTITTRIVFNSFWWDFKSVLTEELMFRGALLYMLIHKIGPRKSILISAMAFGVYHWFSYGVLGNVMAMILVFIGTGLMGYAWAWAFAKTKSIMLPFGLHLGWNFVYNTLFSKGPLGGLVLISQGGKELTDWASLLNFTTGLIIVPLLVLIYVRYFVKKESDISATI
- a CDS encoding alpha-amylase family glycosyl hydrolase, translated to MKNTVYYFFLIAFLTACQNNVTENKQEHVKPKIEDRYQPQEYVKLTHPEWSRNAVIYQLNTRQFTDEGTFESAQKQLPRLKELGVDIIWLMPIHPIGVKNRKGTLGSPYSVKDYYDVNPEFGNLQDLKNFVDDAHKQGMHVILDWVANHTAWDNNWVVDHPDWYEKDFKGDFRPTPWWDWDDIIDLDYNNPEVRKNMTDALKYWVKEADIDGYRCDVAGFVPVEFWNNAREELDAIKPVFMLAEWEFRDLHAKAFDMTYAWSWNETVHKICTGKADVNGLYIYYSWNECAFPQNSMRMTFVSNHDKNAWEGTMWEQFGDGLEAAIVLSVVGEGMPLIYNGQEAGNKKRLAFFEKDPIQWQEHYIGDLYKKLFALMKTNTALWHAKWGTTMIKVPNNAESEVFSFVRQNDKDKVFAVFNFSENKRTVEFKESLYHGNYKDFISNEPVELNKNTKIEMAPWAFKVFVK
- a CDS encoding amidohydrolase; its protein translation is MLQSMPKRLLFGGGKIVYVGESAEAMTKAGKGHTMIDLEGKTLVPGFIDGHSHFSSFGAQAVCANLLASPDGKCNTIPELISELKDWYKKNGVDKTNGWIVGLGFDDAALQEHRFPTKEDLDQVSTDLPVMACHISGHFSVVNSKGLELLNITKDTKDPAGGIIRRMPNSQEPNGVMEELASIPAMLKVLTPSSSELGDFFIEKGFELATSYGYTTAQEGRAMENHLQLADYAKRGKMPIDVNSYVDYMYPQYMETEWYGKVYKNHYRIAGIKLTLDGSPQGRTAWRTVPYTLPPDGQNADYRGYPAIPDDNEVARIVDMSLKNNWQMQIHCNGDAALDQYLKALEPAVKKYGNNDRRNTLIHGQLIRTNQIDSLKKYDIVASLFPMHTFYWGDWYKQIIGKEAAMHISPIKTCMDKGVHVTSHTDAPVALPNLMMIMHTTVNRVSRTGDIIGKNERLTPYEAMKCITSWSAYQLFEDDIKGTLSEGKLADLVILDKNPLKVDPMTLKDIKVLETIKEGKSVYKRK
- a CDS encoding APC family permease, giving the protein MNKTIGLKEAISIGIGGMVGGGIFAVLGLAVSLAKGGTPIAFLWAGLLALITSYSYVKLSLHYPDRGGTVKFINQGFGKSVFSGAMNNLLWVSYIIMLSLYASAFGAYAPNLWQITHDKTIDFHIYASGIIILATAINYYSIAVVGKIESYAVVIKLIILIGFVGIGAFGLIGNPNIEQLAVANWEPFIHLFAGGMVIFVAYEGFELIANAAPDIVNPSRNIPRAYYTSVLFVIVLYVIIALVTVGSLPFQNIADAQDYVLAEAAKPMLGQVGFTIITIAALISTFSAINASLYGGSRVNYEIAEDDELPHHFLAKFWNHPIGLLITSIATLILVNVLKLESISTAGSMGFLLIFGIVNLVGFRLAGDTGSNKFIPLIGFVLCMTALVVLIQQQYRTNLLGILVSFGIIAGCFVMEYLYKRSERFRN